DNA from Comamonas serinivorans:
CCGGCCTGACCCGCGACGGCAGCGCCGTACAGCATGGGCCGGCCCAGAAACACCAGGCGCGCGCCCAGGGCCATGGCCTTGAGGATGTCGCTGCCGCGGCGGAAGCCGCCGTCGATCATCACGGGGAAGTCGCGCGGCACGGCGGCGACCACGCTGGGCAAGGCGTCCAGCGAGGCCTGCGCGCCGTCGAGCTGGCGCCCGCCGTGGTTGGACACGATGACGCCGTCCAGCCCCAGCCGGTGCGCCCGTTCGGCGTCGGCCGGGTGCGCCACACCCTTGAGCACGATGCGGCCCGGCCATTGCTCGCGCATCCAGGCCATGTGACGCCAGTCCAGTTTGTCGCGGCCCTGGCGCAGGCCGCCCTGGGGCTCTTCGGTGATGCGCCAGCCGTGCGTGTCGGCCACCGCGTTGCAGAAGCGCGGAATCGCGCGGTCGGTGAGCAGGGTGCGTGCAAACACGTTGGCCGACCAGCGGGGGTGGCGCACCCCATCCCAGAACAGGCCGTTGCTGAACTGGAAGGGGATGGTGAAGCCGTTGCGCTGGTTGTTCTCGCGGTTGGCGCCAATGGGCGTGTCGATGGTGACGACCAGCACCTCCACGCCGCTTGTTCGCAACCTTTGCATCAAGGGCGCCAGCACGGCCTGGTCGCCGGGGATGTAGCCCTGGTACCAGAAGGGCAGGCCGGCGTCGCGCAGCTGCTCCATGGGCAGGGTGGAGAAGCCGCTCAGCACGAAGGGGATGCCCGCTTCGGCCGCAGCCTGCGCCAGGTGCTGCTCGCAGCGGTGCCGGCACATGGCCGTCACGCCCATGGGGGCAATGCCGAAAGGTTGACGCCAGGTCTGGCCCCACAGCGTGACCGACTGCGAACGCTGTGCCACGCCCGCCAGGCCCTTGGGCCGAAACTGCACGTGGCGAAAAGCCTCGCGATTCGCTGCCAGCGTCAGGCCATCTTCGGTGCCGCCGTTCACGTAGCCAAAAACGGAACGGGGCAGCAGGGCTTGGGCGCTGCGTTCGAAATCGGCGACCGACAACAGGTGATTCAGGTTCATTGCAGTGGAATCTGGGCTTGCGTGATCTTGGCCTGCCAGAAGTCGCGCTCCTGTCGCATGCGTTGGCCGAAGGCGCTGGCCGAGGTGTCGGTGAGCATGAAGCCCAGCGCGTCCATCTTCTGCCTGAACTCGGGCGTTTGCTTGACGGCGGCGATGCCGGCCTCCAGCTGCTTGAGCACCTGCGGTGGCAGCTTGCCCGGGCCCATGACGCCGGTCCAGCCATTGACGTCGATGCCGCGGTAGCCGCTTTCCGCCATGGTCGGCACCTGGGGCAGGGCCGGATGCCGCTGGGGCGAGGTGATGGCCAAGGCCCTGAGCTTGCCGCTGTTGACCAGGCCGATGGCGCTGTCGGTCTGGGCGAACACGAAGCTCACCTGGCCGGCCATCACGTCGTTGATCGCAGGCGCGTTGCCTTTGTAGGGCACGTGCATCATGGGTGCGTTGGCGGCGCGCGAGAACAGCTCGCCCGCCAGGTGGTTGGTGCCGCCAACGCCCGACGAGCCATAGGTGACGGCATGGGGGTTCTGCCTGGCGTGATCCACCAGGTCTTTCAGCGTTTTGGCGGGCGTTTGCGGCCCGGCCAGCAGCACCAGCGCGTAGTCCACCACGGCCGACACGGCGGTGAAGTCCTTCACCACATCCAGGCGGAAGTGGGGCTGCGTGAGCGGCGCAATCGCCGTCACCGGCGAGGCCATGACGCCCAGCGTGTAGCCGTCGGCTGGTGCCCGTGACAAGGCCGTCAGCGCCACGAGGCCGCTGGCGCCAACGCGGTTGTCCACCACCACGGCCTGGCCCCAGAGTGTGCTCAGGCCGTGTGCCAGCTGACGCGCCACCAGGTCGGTGGGTCCGCCAGCCGCATACGGCACCAGCAGCGTGATGGGTTTGTTCGGGTAGGCGGTGGCATCGGTGCGATCCTGGGCGTGGCTGGGTGCGGCGCCCAGGCCCAGCGTGGCCAGGGCCAACACAGCCAAGGTGGCGCGGCGCGTGCGCATTCGCACCGGGTGGTGTGGGTGAGGCATGGTGTTGGCGTGTCCGGTCAGTCCAGGGTGATGTGGGCGGCCTGAACCGTCTTGCCCCACATCTCGGCCTCTTGAAGGATGAAACGCTGGAAGGCCTCGGGTGCCATGGGTCGGCTGCTCACGCCCATGTCTTCGAAGCGCTTGACCACGGTCGGCGCGGCCAGCGCCTCCGTCAGGGCGGCGTGCAGCTGCGCGATGACCGGGCGCGGGGTGCCCGCGGGTGCCACGATGCCGTTCCAGGCCGACACCTGGTAGCCGGGCAGTGTTTCGGCCAGGCTGGGCACGTTGGGCGTCATGGGTGAGCGTTGGGCCGTGGTCACGGCCAGGGCCTTGAGCTTGCCGGCCTTCACGTGCGGCAGGGCCGAGATCATGGTGTCGAAGCTCAACTCGCACACGCCGGCCACCGTGTCTGCGATGGCGGGGGCGCTGCCCTTGTACGGCACGTGCGTGATCCGCACGCCCGCGCGGTGGCAGAACAGCTCGCCCGCCATGTGGGTGGAGTTGCCTTTGCCCGAGCTGGAGAAGTTCAGTTTGTTGGGGTTGGCCTTGGCGTAGGCGATCAGTTCGGCCACCGAGTTCACGGGCAGGCTGGGGTGGGCCACCAGCATGATGGGCCCTTCCTGCAGGAAGCCGATCGGCGAGAAGCTGGCCTTCAGGTCATAGCCCGGCTTGGCGTACAGCCAGCCGTTGATGGGGTGGGCCGTGGTCAGGATGCCCAGCGTGTAGCCGTCGGCTTCGGCGCGCGCCAGGGCCTCCAGCCCCAGGTTGCCGCCTGCGCCCGGGCGGTTGTCGACCACGAAGGGCTGGCCCAGCGCGCGGGCCATGCCGTCGGCCGCCAGGCGCGCCGCGATGTCCGTCGAGCCGCCAGGCGTGAAGGGCACGATGACCCGCACCGACTTGCGCGGCCAGGCGGTGTTGGCCCAGGCTGCCGGGGCCAGGGCGGCCAGCGTGCCGGCGCCGGCCTGTTTCAGCACGGTGCGTCGCGTGCAATCCATGTCTTGTCTCCTTGTGGGTGTGCAGAGCCAGCGCGGGCCGCCGGGTGGTGGGCGCGAACCTTAGCGCACAGCCCTCAAAAATCCAATTAATGATTCATCCATTGAAATTATTATTTCTTTTTGATATGTTAAACGCCTTCATTTGGACCCCACGAGGCACACCTTGGCCATCACCTACGGCACCCGGCCGGCGACGTCCGCCGAACTCATCGCAGCCTTTCAGGGCCTGGCCACCAGCACCATCGGCAACGTGCTGGACGACCTGGGCATTGGCGGCATCGGGCTCAACCTGCGTCCGGTGGCGCCGGGCATGCGCTTCGTGGGGGCGGCGCTCACGGTCAAAGAGGTCACGGGGGCGCAGCACGCCTACCTGGCCTCGGAATTCGGCCTGGGCGCCGTGGTCGACCTGTGCCAGCCGCTGGACGTGGTCGTGATCGACAACGGCGGCCAGCAGGTGTCGACCTGGGGCGGCGTGGCTTCGGTGGCGGCGGTGCAGAACGGCACGGCCGGCCTGGTGGTGGATGGCGGCGTGCGCGATGCCGACGAGATCACCGAGCTGGGCTTCCCGGTGTTTTCCCGCCACGTCGTGCCGCTGTCGGGCAAGACGCGGGTCAAGGTCATCGAGATCAACACCACCGTGAAAATCGACGGCATGGCGGTGCAGGCGGGCGACATCGTCGTGGGCGATGCCAGCGGCCTGGTGGTGGTGCCGCTGGCCCGGGCAGCCGAGGTGGCGCGTCTGGCCAGCGAGCTCGAACGCCAGGACCGGCAGGCCAGCGACGAGATCCGCAAGGGCCTGAGCTTCACGGAAGCCCTGCGCAAGTTCGCTAAACTCTGACGCCGCCTGGCGCCCGCGCCGGCAAGCCGTTGACGCGTGGGCCGCAGCGGGCGTCGGCCTGGGCAAGCATCGCCCGGCTGTGGGCCCGTGGCCAGCCGGATTGGCCGGCTCGTGCGAAGGCCCGGCGCTGCCGGCCAACGCCATCGGCGCGGTGCCGCGCTGCCGAGCAGGCAATGCTTTGATTTGATGGGGTATGGGTGTATTGCCGTTCGAAATACAACGGAAGTGGCCCCATACTGCCTCGATTGCGGCTGGTCTTGCCCGTTCCAGGCTGCGCCTTGCTGACCGATTCCTCACCCACCGTCCATGCCCAGAACCCGCAAGACCCCGTCCCCTGGCCTCGATCCCGCGCGCGACGCGCAGGGCGCCTCGCCCGACGCCGCACCGCGCGACAGCGTGCCGACTGGCGTGCCGATCGGCGTACTGGACGCCGCCGAGGGCAAGGGCAAGGGCAAGGGCCTGGCCGGCACCTTGCTGCGGGGCTTGGCCATCCTCGACGCCCTGATCGCGGCGGGCCACCCCATGACGCTGGCCGAGCTGGCGGCCGGCGTCCAGCTGGACCAGAGCACCACCTTGCGCCTGCTGCGTTCGCTCGAAGAGGCCCAGCGCGTCATCCGCGTGGGGGACGGCAAGCACTACCTGGCCTCGCCGTCCACGCTGCGGCCGCTGCCGCTCAAGCACCCGCTGGAAGAGCTGCGCCGCCAGGCCGACCCGCTGGTGCGGGCGCTGGCCAACAAGATCCAGCAATCGGTGGTGCTCGTGGCCTACATCGGCGGCGAGCGCGTGGCGGTCGACGTGATGCAGGCGGGCAGTTCGCTGAACCCCTATTACGCCACCTGGCTGCACGGCCCGCTGCACGCCTCGGGGCCCGGCAAGGCGCTGCTGCTGGCGAGTGACCCGGCCCGGCGCGAGGCCCTGCTGGGCGCGCCGCCTTACGTGGCCCGCACCGCAAAAACCCTCACCACGCGGGCCGAGGTCGAGGCCGACCTGGCGCTGGCCGCGAGCCGCGGCTACGTGCTGGTGCGCGACGAGTTCTACGACGGGCTGAGCGCCATCGCCGCCAACTTCCAGGCCTGGGACAAGACTGCCCTGGGCTGCCTGGCCGTCACCGGCTACACGGCTGACTTTGACGACGACACCGTGGCCGCCATCGCCAAAGAGCTGCTGGCCTGCACCCGGCTGGTGCCGCTGCAGGTGCCGGCGCTGCAGCAGATTGCCCAGTTCTCGGGTCGTTGAATGATCTGAGGGTATGGCGCCATGCCCGTTTGAAGGCAAACGAAAGCATGGCCATACTCGCCTGATTCTCGCGCGCCTTCGCCGATCACGGGCGCCCGCATCGGGTCATGCCCTGGCAGCTGGACCCCTTGACCCGCCCAGGCGCACGCGATGCCGACCACACGCCCAGGTGCGAACCCGGCGCCGAGTGGGCCAACACTGCGGACGTCATCGACCGCAATGCGGCCTCAAGCCCGGGCTGAGGTCCAGGATCGGGGGGCTTGAGTCCGTGAACGAAGCGACGCGGCCCGGACCCGGTGTGGATCGACGCCATGCGCCATCGACACCCCGATGGACGTGGCGGGCCCGTCGGTGGCATCCAGGGGACGCTTCCTCGCAGCGCAGCAGGGTCGACGCGCGCAGCGCTCCCGTCAGCAGCATGTAGTTGGCCGACAGGCCTTTGACGAACGGCTGGGTGTTGCCCTCGATGCGCGCCTTCTGGCCGTCGATTTCCTTGTGGTCACCCAAGCCCAGCGTGGCATGGGCTCCAGCCGCCCCACACCATTGGCCACGCCCACTCACCCGCGGCCCCGGCCTGCGGCCACGGCGGCGTCGCGCACCTGCGTGAGCGTGAAGGCCGGGCTGATGGCTTCGGGGTCGATCACGCAGTGCACGATGGCCGGCAGGCCCGACGCACGGGCGCGTGCGAAGGCCGGGGCGAAGTCCTCGGTGCGCTCCACGCGCTCGCCATGGCCGCCAAAGGCCCGCGCATAGGCGGCGAAATCGGGGTTGCGCAAGGCGGTGGCGCTGACGCGGCCCGGGTACTCGCGCTCCTGGTGCATGCGGATGGTGCCGTACATGCCGTTGTCCACCACGATGACCACGATGGGCAGCCCATACTGCACGGCGGTGGCGAACTCCTGGCCGTTCATGAGGAAGCAGCCATCGCCCGCGAAGGCCACCACGGTCTTGTCGGGGAACACGCGCTGCGCCCCCACGGCCGCGGGCACGCCATAGCCCATCGAGCCCGAGGTGGGGGCCAGCTGCGTGCCATAGCCGTTGAAGCGGTAGAAGCGGTGCACCCAGGTGGCGTAGTTGCCCGCGCCGTTGCAGACGATGGCATCGGCCGGCAGCACCTGGTTCAGGTGGTCCATGACCTGGGCCATCTGCAGCTCGCCCGGCGTGGTGATGCCCTCGGTGCTGCTCCAGGCCTCGTAGATGTCGCGCAGCCCGTGGGCATAGGCCGTGCGCGATGCCGCAGCGGGCAGGGGCTCGCCCAGGGCCTGGACGAACGCGGCCGGCGTGGCGCAGATGCCCAGCGTGGGCGCGTAGACGCGGCCGATTTCGGCGGCATCGGGGTAGACGTGAATCAGCGTCTGCTGCGGCACCGGGATGTCGAGCAGCGTGTAGCCCTGGCTGGGCGTTTCGGACATGCGGCTGCCGATCAGCAGCACCAGGTCCGCGCGCTTGACCTGCTCGACCAGCTGTAGGTTGGGACCGAAGCCCAGGTCGCCGACGAAGGCGGTGTTCGCCGTGGGAAACAGCATCTGGCGGCGCAACGACACCGTCACCGGCAGGTTCGAGGCCTCGGCCCAGCGGGCGAACTGCGCCACGGCGTCGGCGTCCCAGCGCGAGCCGCCCAGCACCACCAGCGGCCGCTCGGCGCGGGCGAGCAGGTCGCGCGCCTCGGCCACCTGGTCGGCGCCGGGATGGGCAGCCACCTCGCGCACGGGCCGGGCGTCGGCGCAGTCGGCGCGCTCCACCAGCATGTCTTCAGGCAGGGCAATCAGCACCGGCCCCGGCCGGCCTGAGGTGGCCGTGTGCACGGCGCGTGAGACCACCTCGGGGATGCGGCCGGCGTCGTCGATCTCGGTCACCCACTTGGCGATGTGGCCAAAGGCCGCGCGGTAGTCCAACTCCTGCAGGGCGCCGCGCTCGCGCACACCGCGTTCGACCTGGCCCACGAAGACCAGCACCGGTGTGGCGTCGTGCGTGGCGATGTGGATGCCCGGCGTGGCGTTGGTGGCCCCGGGGCCGCGGGTGACGAAGCAGGCCGCGGGCTGGCCCGTGAGCTTGCCGTGGGCCTCGGCCATCATCATGGCGCCGCCTTCCTGGCGGCAGACGGTCACCTCGAGGTCGGCGTCGTGCAGGGCATCCAGCACGGCCAGGTAGCTTTCACCGGGCACGCAGAACACATGGCGAATGCCATGGATGCGCAGCTGGTCGACCAGGATCTGGCCGCCTGTGCGCGCAGCGGGGGAGGGGGAGGGGGAGGGGGAGTTGGAACAGGCGTGCATGGCAGAAGGGAGGCAGGCCGGAGCAGCACCGCCTCATCAATTTTGACGAATTGAAATCATAAAAATGAAATTTAAATTTCACAATAGGGGTTTGACGCCAGGGCGATGCGGGCCGCGGCGTCCAGGGTGGAGAGGGGCACGCGTGAGGGGCATGACCAGTTGCTGGCAGTAGCTGGGGTCGGTCAGGATGTCCTGATAGCCCGTCATGGCCGTGGGCTTGGCTGGGGCAGCGGGCACCGTGCGGTCGCCCTTCCCTCGCGTTGCTGGGACGCCGAAAGGGAGGAGCCGCCCGTGTACCGGCACCGTGCGGGCGTCCAGGGCGGGTGTCCGGGGCGGGTGTCCGGGGCGGGCAAATGCAGCGTGGTGGTGGGGCGAAGGTGCGAGCGGCAAGCACTCAGGGCACAGACCCTGGCTGGACGGCCTGGGTGCCCCATGCCGCAGGACCGCTGTGCGGCGATGAATGAAATGGCAGTATCGGCTGGATTGCGCTGTTGACTCAACGACAAAAGACCGATACTGCATGATGAATTGTGCAACCCGTCGCCAAGGCTGCACGGCGAGGGCGATGATCGGGCGGCCGCGGCAGCGCGGCCCGTTCTGTCTTGGTCCGACGCCGCGGCCCGGCCCTGCGGCAGGCCGGTGTGCTGCGACGGGTCTGCCGTGCGTCACATGGCCTGGCGGCCGATCAGCAGGAACTCCATCAACGCCTTTTGCGCGTGCATGCGGTTTTCGGCTTCGTCCCAGACCACGGACTGCGGACCGTCGATGACCTCGGCCGTCACCTCCTCGCCGCGGTGGGCGGGCAGGCAGTGCATGAAGAGGGCGTCGGGCTTGGCGGCGGCCATCATCTCGCTGTCCACGCACCAGTCGGCAAAGGCCTTCTTGCGGGCCTCGTTTTCCTCTTCGTAGCCCATGCTGGTCCACACGTCGGTGGTGACGAGGTCGGCGCCCTGGCAGGCCTGCAGCGGGTCCTGGAACAGCTTGTAGCAGCCGGCGCGCGGCTGGTGATCGCCAAAGGCGAGCTTCTCGTCCACCTCGTAACCGCTGGGCGTGGCCACGTGCACGGTGAAGCCCAGCAGGTCGGCCGCCTGCAGCCAGGTGTTGGCCATGTTGTTGCCGTCGCCCACCCAGGCCACGACTTTGCCTGCGATGGAGCCGCGGTGCTCGGTGAAGGTGAAGATGTCCGCCAGGATCTGGCAGGGGTGGAACTCGTTGGTCAGGCCGTTGATGACGGGCACGCGCGAGTACTCGGCAAAGCGCTGGATGCGCGCCTGCTCGAAGGTGCGGATCATGACCAGGTCGGTCATGCGACTGATGACGCGCGCCGTGTCCTCGATGGGCTCGGAGCGGCCCAGCTGGCTGTCGGTGCTGGTCAGGTGCACGACAGCGCCGCCGAGCTGGTACATGCCCGCCTCGAAGCTCACGCGCGTGCGGGTGCTGGCCTTCTCGAAGATCATGGCCAGCGTGCGGTCGCTCAGCGTGTGGTGCTTGTCGTAGGCCTTGAACTTGCGCTTGATGAAGGCCGCGCGGGCCAGCAGGTAGGCGTAGTCGTCGGCCGTCAGGTCGGCAAATTGCAGGTAATGCTGGAGGGGGGCAGCGTGCGTGCTCATGGCTCAGCCTTGTTCATCCAGAAAGGTGTTGACCACCGGAACCAGTTTGTCGATGAGTTCATCGACCTCGGCATGCGTGATGATGAGCGGCGGCAGGATGCGCACGACCTTGTCGGCCGTGATGCTGACCAGCAGCCCGGCTTGCAGGAAGCGCTGCAGCAGCTCGCCACAGGGTTTCGCCAGCTCCATGCCGATCATCAGGCCCTGGCCGCGCACGTCGACGACGCCGGGGCGGCCTTCGAAGGCGGTGCGCAGCCGGCCCATGAGGTAGGTGCCCATCTCGGCGGCATGCTGCAGCAGGCCGTCGTCTTCCATGATGGTCAGGGTTTCGATGCCTGCGCGCATGGCCAGCGGGTTGCCGCCAAAGGTGGTGCCATGGTTGCCGGGCTGGAAGATGGTGGCGGCGCGGGTGCCGGCCAGCACGGCCCCGATGGGCACGCCCGAGCCCAGGCCCTTGGCGAGCTGCACCACGTCGGGCACGATGCCGGCCCATTCGAAGGCGAACCACTTGCCGGTGCGGCCGATGCCGCACTGCACCTCGTCGATCATCATCAGCCAGTCGTTGGCGTCGCACAGCTGGCGCACCTGCTGCAGGTAGTCCACGCGCATGGGGTGGATGCCGCCTTCGCCCTGGATGGTCTCGAACATCACCGCCACCACGTTGGGGTTGCCTGTGGTGGCGCGCTTCAGCGCTTCGATGTCGTTGAGCGGCACGCGGATGAAGCCGTCGACCAGCGGGCCGAACCCTTGCTGGATCTTGAAGTTGCCGCCCGCGCTGAGCGTGGCCAGCGAGCGGCCATGGAAGGCGTGCTCGTACACCACGATCTGCGGGTTGGCGATGCCTTTGTCATGACCGAACTTGCGCGCCATCTTGATGGCGGCTTCGTTGGCTTCCAGGCCCGAGTTGCAGAAGAAGGCGTTCGTCAGCCCGCTGAGCGCGGTCAGCTTCTTGGCCAGCACTTCCTGGCCGGTGACGTGGTAGTAGTTGCTGGTGTGGATCAGCGTGGCGACCTGCTCCTGCAGGGCCGGGACCAATTTGGGGTGGGCGTGGCCCAGGGTGTTCACCGCGATGCCGCCCAGCCCGTCGAGGTATTCGCGACCCTCGGTGTCCCAGACTCGGCACCCCACGCCGCGTGCCAGAGCGATGGGCAGACGACCGTAGGTGTTCATCACGTGGGGGGACATGGGGTCAGCGGGGGACATGGGGGCTCCTGAAAAAAGCACGAGCCCGACAGCGGGCCCGTGCATGCATTCTAGGCGGCGATGGTGGCGCCGGGATGACCGCTTTCATGCAGATTGAGCAACACAGCGATGCGGCACTGGCCCGGGTTTTCACCCATCCACTAGAATGCGCGTTGCGTCAAAAGCGCGTGTTGTCAAGCATGCACCAGACAGGTGCGTGCCTTTTGTGAGCCTCCTGCATCCATGGACCAACCCATTTCCGATTTCGTCTTGATTCAAGGCGTCACCGCCTCGGGCAAGACCTTTCGGCCAAGTGATTGGGCAGAGCGACTGGCAGGGGTCATGAGCGAATTCCACCCCGCCAGCCGAGCCGGCGGCCGACGCATCGGCTATTCGCCGTGGTGCGTGCCCACCACCTGTGCCGGCACCAAGAGCGTCATCGTCAACCACAAGCTCAAGCACTACGAGCCCATGGCCTGGGACTTCGTGATGAACTTTGCGCGCGACAACGACCTGCGTGTGCTGGCTTGCGATGCCGACGGCGTGCCGCTGAATCCGGCGTGAGCCTGACCAGGCTTTGGCCATCGTGTGCAGCAGCAGGCTGGCAGCACGGGGTGCGGTGCTGACACGCCGCTGTCACCAAGTCGTTCAAGCTTCATTGGCAGTATCTGCCGATTGCCGTTGAAAAGATAACGGCCACGCAGTCATACTGCCAAATCGTTCGATTGCATGCGGATCAATTGATCGCGTCGATCTGCTGTAAATGACGCCCGGGCGACAAACTTTCCATCTGTTCGATTGACAGCCACTGGTTTTCCCTGTTTGGGACAAACCCTCTGCTGATCGCCCCCCAAACTCTCTAAGCTGCGCCCTGTTCAACGGGTGGCGGCATGCGCTGCCCGGAGCATTCACCTCGTGTGCAAACCGGGCGCCTGGCGGTTCTGGATTGCACATGCCCCGCAGTAGCCAGCCGCAGTGACATGAGTGACTTCATCCTCGAAACCGAGCACCTGAGCAAAGAGTTCAAGGGGTTTGTGGCAGTCAACGATGTCGACCTGCAGGTGCGACGCGGCAGCATCCACGCCTTGATCGGCCCCAACGGTGCCGGCAAGACCACCTGCTTCAACCTGCTGACCAAATTCCTGACGCCCACGCGGGGTCGCATCGTGTTCAACGGTGTCGACATCACGGGCGACAAGCCGGCGCAGATTGCCCGGCGCGGCGTCATCCGCTCGTTCCAGATTTCCGCGGTGTTCCCGCACATGACGGTGCTCGACAACGTGCGCGTCGCGCTGCAGCGCCAGCTGGGCGTGTCGTACCGCTTCTGGATGCGGGACGCGGTGCTGAACCAGCTCAACGACCGGTCCCTGGACCTGCTGGAGCAGGTGGGCCTGCGCGAGTTCGCGAGCGAGCTGGCGGTCAACCTGCCGTATGGCCGCAAGCGTGCGCTGGAAATCGCCACCACGCTGGCGATGGAGCCCGAGCTGATGCTGCTCGACGAGCCCACCCAGGGCATGGGCCACGAAGATGTGGACCTGGTGACCAGCCTCATCAAGCGCGTGTCACAAGGCCGCACCATCTTGATGGTGGAGCACAACATGAAGGTGATCGCGAGCATTGCGGACCAGATCACGGTGCTGCAGCGCGGCGCCGTGCTGGCCGAAGGGGCTTACGACGAGGTGTCGCGCAACCCCAAGGTGATGGAGGCCTACATGGGCGTCGAGGCCAGCGAACTGGAAGGAGCCCACTGACATGCAGCGCTTGGCATACGACGACGCGTTCACGGGGAGGCTGGCATGAGCACACCGGCGCTGGAGATCACCGACCTGCACGCCTGGTATGGCGAATCGCACATCCTGCACGGCGCGCGCCTGGTCGTGCATCCGGGCGAGGTGGTCACTCTGCTGGGGCGCAACGGCGCTGGCCGCACGACCACCATGCGCGCCATCATGGGGCTGGTGGGCAAGCGCCAGGGCTCGATCAAGGTGGCGGGGCAGGAAACCATCCACATGCCGACCTACAAGGTGGCGCGCTGCGGGCTGGGCTATTGCCCCGAAGAGCGCGGCATCTTCGCGAGCCTGAGCTGCGAGGAAAACCTGATGCTGCCGCCCGCGCTGTCGGGCGGGGGCAAGGGCATGTCGGTGGCGGAAATCTACGAGATGTTCCCCAACCTCCAGGAGCGCCGCCACAGCCCGGGCACGCGCCTGTCGGGCGGTGAGCAGCAGATGCTGGCTGTCGCACGCATCCTGCGCACCGGCGCGACCGTGCTGCTGCTGGACGAGATCTCGGAAGGCCTGGCGCCGGTCATCGTGCAGGCGCTGGCCCGCATGATCCAGGCCCTCAAGGCACGCGGGTTCACCATCGTCATGGTGGAGCAGAACTTCCGCTTTGCCGCCCCGCTGGCCGACCGGTTCTACGTCATGGAGCACGGGCAGATCGCGCTCGAATTCGAGGCCAGGGAACTGGCCGAGCGCCAAACCATGTTGAACGCCTTGTTGGGCGTGTGAACCTTTTGCGTGGGTGACCGGGCGGTCCCCCTTTTTAGTGAGGAGTAAGCGATGACCTTCAAACCCTTGACCCTGGCTGTGGCAGCCGCCAGCGTGTTTGCCATGGCTGCTGCATCGGCACAAGGCACGGGCCCGGTGCGCATCGGGTTCATCACCGACATGTCCGGCGTGTACGCCGACATCGACGGCCAGGGTGGTGGCGAAGCCATCAAGATGGCCGTGGCCGACTTTGGCGGCAAAGTCCTCGGGCGTCCCATTGAGGTGGTGACGGCCGACCACCAGAACAAGGCCGACATCGCGGCGTCGAAGGCGCGCGAGTGGATCGACAAAGGGGGCGTGACGGCCATCTTTGGCGGCACCAACTCGGGCACCGCCATCGCCACGGCCAAGATCGCCGGCGAGAAAAAGCGCGTGTACTTCAACATGGGTGCCGGTTCGTCGCGCCTGACCAACGAAGAGTGCACGCCCTACACCGTGCACTACGCCTACGACACCGTGGCCCTGGCGCGCGTGGCCGGCAAGGCCATGATCCAGCGCGGCGACAAGAACTGGTACTTCCTGACGGCGGACTATGCCTTCGGCCATTCGCTGGAGCAGGATGCCTCGGAGATCGTCAAGTCCAGCGGCGGCAAGGTCGTGGGCTCGGTGCGCCACCCGCTGGGGGCGTCCGACTTCTCATCCTTCCTGCTGCAGGCGCAGAGCTCGGGCGCCAACGTGCTGGCCCTGGCCAATGCCGGGGGCGACTTCGTCAACAGCGTGAAGGCGGCCAAGGAGTTCGGCATCACCAAGAAGATGAAGCTCGCGGGCCTGCTCGTCTTCATCAACGACATCCACAGCCTGGGCCTGAAGGACACCGCCGGCCTGCTGGTGACGGACAGCTGGTACTGGGATCAGGACGCCGAGTCGCGCAAGTTCGCCCAGCGCTTCTTTGCCAAGTTCAAGCGCATGCCCAGCTCCATCCAGGCCGCCGACTACTCGGCCACGCTG
Protein-coding regions in this window:
- a CDS encoding ABC transporter substrate-binding protein; protein product: MTFKPLTLAVAAASVFAMAAASAQGTGPVRIGFITDMSGVYADIDGQGGGEAIKMAVADFGGKVLGRPIEVVTADHQNKADIAASKAREWIDKGGVTAIFGGTNSGTAIATAKIAGEKKRVYFNMGAGSSRLTNEECTPYTVHYAYDTVALARVAGKAMIQRGDKNWYFLTADYAFGHSLEQDASEIVKSSGGKVVGSVRHPLGASDFSSFLLQAQSSGANVLALANAGGDFVNSVKAAKEFGITKKMKLAGLLVFINDIHSLGLKDTAGLLVTDSWYWDQDAESRKFAQRFFAKFKRMPSSIQAADYSATLTYLNAVKAAGTDDADKVMEALRKTKINDLYTKGGTIRADGKMLHDMYLMQVKSPSESKTPWDYYKQVAKFSGDQAYNSLAESKCPLVKK